From one Streptomyces sp. N50 genomic stretch:
- the ligD gene encoding non-homologous end-joining DNA ligase, translating into MTPITEVEGRRVALSNLDKVLYPATGFTKGEVLHYYATTAEVLLPHLRDRPVSFLRYPDGPEGQVFFTKNVPPGTPDWVTTAEVPRSEGPARMVLVQDLASLMWAANLVTEFHTPQWVIGAPGLADRLVFDLDPGAPATVVECCEVAVWLRERLAADGITAYVKTSGAKGLHLLAGVAPVSSERVVSYAKALAVEAEAALPLLVVHRMTRSLRVGKVFVDWSQNAARKTTAAPYTLRARAVECVSAPVTWEEVSACGDPDQLAFRAGELEVRLLEHGDLLKPLLDAGLAGALP; encoded by the coding sequence ATGACGCCGATCACCGAGGTGGAGGGGCGAAGGGTCGCGCTCAGCAACCTGGACAAGGTGCTGTACCCGGCGACCGGGTTCACCAAGGGCGAGGTCCTGCACTACTACGCGACCACCGCCGAGGTTCTGCTGCCCCATCTGCGTGACCGGCCGGTGTCCTTTCTGCGGTATCCGGACGGGCCCGAGGGTCAGGTGTTCTTCACCAAGAACGTGCCTCCCGGTACGCCCGACTGGGTCACCACCGCGGAAGTGCCCCGGTCCGAGGGGCCGGCGCGGATGGTGCTGGTGCAGGATCTGGCGTCCCTGATGTGGGCGGCGAATCTTGTCACCGAGTTCCATACGCCGCAGTGGGTGATCGGGGCGCCGGGTCTTGCCGATCGGCTTGTCTTCGATCTTGATCCGGGGGCGCCTGCGACCGTCGTGGAGTGTTGTGAGGTTGCGGTGTGGCTGCGGGAGCGGCTGGCTGCGGATGGGATCACTGCGTACGTGAAGACGTCCGGGGCGAAGGGGTTGCATCTGTTGGCGGGGGTGGCGCCGGTGTCTTCGGAGCGGGTCGTCTCGTACGCGAAGGCGTTGGCTGTGGAGGCGGAGGCGGCTCTGCCCCTGCTTGTCGTGCATCGGATGACGCGGAGTCTGCGGGTGGGGAAGGTGTTCGTCGACTGGAGTCAGAACGCTGCGCGGAAGACCACGGCCGCGCCCTATACGTTGCGGGCTCGGGCGGTGGAGTGTGTGTCGGCGCCGGTGACGTGGGAGGAGGTGTCGGCGTGCGGGGACCCGGATCAACTTGCTTTCAGGGCAGGGGAGTTGGAGGTACGGCTGCTTGAGCACGGCGATCTGCTGAAGCCGTTGCTCGACGCCGGACTAGCGGGAGCCCTGCCTTGA
- a CDS encoding Ku protein encodes MRQVRSIWNGAISFGLVSIPIKLVNATESHSISFRQIHTEDGGRIRYRKVCELEDREVAQAEIGKAYEDADGTMIPITDEDLAQLPIPTAKTIEIVAFVPADRIDPLQMDAAYYLSANGVPAAKPYTLLREALKRSQKVAIAKYALRGRERLGMLRVVDDVIAMHGLLWPDEIRVPEGVAPDTNVTVRDKELDLADALMDTLGEVDLADLHDDYREAVEEMITAKASGEQPTTTPSPAPGAKVLDLMAALEKSVREAKESRGEQPEPKETETKAEVRRISPRATPKQTPGKKSTSTATKKTTTKKSPSQSQSQSPTSAKKSTRTTKKTAATKTTATKTTATATAKKTPAKKATPRKRTA; translated from the coding sequence GTGCGGCAGGTGCGATCCATATGGAACGGCGCCATCTCCTTCGGCCTGGTCAGCATCCCGATCAAGCTGGTGAACGCGACCGAGAGCCACTCCATCTCCTTCCGCCAGATCCACACGGAGGACGGCGGCCGCATCCGCTACCGCAAGGTCTGTGAACTGGAGGACCGCGAGGTCGCCCAGGCCGAGATCGGCAAGGCGTACGAGGACGCGGACGGCACGATGATCCCGATCACGGACGAGGATCTGGCCCAGCTGCCGATCCCGACGGCGAAGACGATCGAGATCGTGGCGTTCGTGCCGGCCGACCGGATCGACCCGCTCCAGATGGACGCCGCGTACTACCTCTCCGCGAACGGCGTCCCCGCGGCCAAGCCGTACACCCTGCTGCGCGAGGCGCTGAAGCGCAGCCAGAAAGTGGCCATCGCGAAGTACGCGCTACGGGGCCGCGAACGCCTCGGCATGCTCCGCGTGGTCGACGACGTGATCGCCATGCACGGCCTGCTCTGGCCGGACGAGATCCGCGTCCCCGAGGGCGTAGCCCCCGACACGAACGTCACCGTCCGCGACAAGGAACTCGACCTGGCGGACGCCCTGATGGACACGCTGGGCGAGGTCGACCTCGCCGACCTCCACGACGACTACCGCGAGGCGGTCGAGGAGATGATCACCGCGAAGGCCTCCGGAGAGCAGCCCACGACGACTCCTTCCCCAGCCCCCGGAGCCAAGGTCCTGGACCTGATGGCTGCCCTGGAGAAAAGCGTCCGAGAGGCAAAGGAGTCGCGAGGCGAGCAACCGGAGCCCAAGGAAACGGAAACAAAGGCCGAGGTCAGACGCATCTCCCCCCGGGCAACCCCCAAACAGACCCCCGGCAAGAAGTCGACCTCCACGGCAACAAAGAAGACAACGACGAAGAAGTCCCCGTCCCAGTCGCAGTCCCAGTCCCCGACGTCGGCGAAGAAGTCGACGCGGACGACCAAAAAGACAGCGGCGACGAAGACAACGGCGACGAAGACAACGGCGACGGCGACCGCGAAGAAGACCCCGGCAAAGAAGGCAACTCCCCGCAAGCGAACGGCTTGA